The Vibrio tapetis subsp. tapetis genome segment TGTTCTCTCAAAATGTGTATCACTGGGGCACGACTGGCGGAATGCAGGAAGCATTAAACCACCCTTTGATCTTGCAAGCATTTGACTTAATTAACGAGTACTTGCCTTTTGATGCAATACAACCACAAGAAATAGCACAAAAAGTGGCTGGCCTTATTTCAGGGTTTGGCACTCAGTTAGTCGCCATCAGCGCTAAGATCCTAGGGGATGCCACCGGGTTTATCGTCGATTTCTTCTTAATGCTGTTCGTGTTGTTTTTCTTACTTCGAGATCACGACAAAATCATTCTAGCAATCCGTCATATATTGCCATTATCACGCAGCCAAGAAGATCGCCTACTCGCCGAAGTAGAGCAAGTCTCTAAATCCGCGGTTCTAGGGTCCTTCCTTACCGCTATAGCCCAAGGCCTTGCGGGTGGCTTTGGCATGTGGCTAGCAGGTTTCCCAGGGTTATTCTGGGGCACGATGATGGGCTTTGCGTCATTCATCCCAGTGGTCGGCACCGCGCTCATTTGGATTCCAGCTACCGTCTTCTTGTTTATTAGTGGCGATACCACGTGGGGGATCTTCTTGCTTATTTGGAGTGTCGCGATCGTTGGCTCAATTGACAATGTATTAAGACCGCTTCTGATGCAAGGCAGTGCTGGTATGAATACCTTGATGATATTCTTCTCATTACTAGGGGGAATTCAACTGTTCGGCTTGATTGGTCTAATTTACGGCCCGCTTATCTTTGCGATTACTATGGTGTTGTTTAATATCTACGAGGAAGAATTTAACAGCTTCTTGAGCAAGCAAGATAACAACTGATCTTCGTTATAACGAGATAAAAACTTCAAGCAATGGGCGGATTATGCGAAAATCCGCCCATTGTTATTTTTACGAGCTCACTATGTCTTCTTATACCGCGCCAAGCCAAATAGCCCAACGACAACTCGCTTACTTTGCCGATAAACACGTTCTTGTGGCTGGAGAGGCTGAAGACCTATTTCCTATTGAATTAGCCAAGCACTGTCTGTCCGTTGAGGTTTTTACCACTCATTACGGCTACTACCGACAGCTTAAAGATAACGACACGGTGACCACTCATTTTGGTGCCGAGTTGACTTCAGATAC includes the following:
- a CDS encoding AI-2E family transporter, which codes for MPEKLKLASSHWVLVIALLAAAYACFLLVEPYVNSIILAFIISLLMFPVHEWVENKLPNYRNTASVLSCLFLVVIIVLPLLAVFAAIVQQASLFSQNVYHWGTTGGMQEALNHPLILQAFDLINEYLPFDAIQPQEIAQKVAGLISGFGTQLVAISAKILGDATGFIVDFFLMLFVLFFLLRDHDKIILAIRHILPLSRSQEDRLLAEVEQVSKSAVLGSFLTAIAQGLAGGFGMWLAGFPGLFWGTMMGFASFIPVVGTALIWIPATVFLFISGDTTWGIFLLIWSVAIVGSIDNVLRPLLMQGSAGMNTLMIFFSLLGGIQLFGLIGLIYGPLIFAITMVLFNIYEEEFNSFLSKQDNN